In Vanessa cardui chromosome 8, ilVanCard2.1, whole genome shotgun sequence, the following are encoded in one genomic region:
- the LOC124531992 gene encoding uncharacterized protein LOC124531992: protein MWVLLMLALAVAVSAECPRHCECKWRSGKESALCARAGLNAVPPRLDLTTQLLDLTENRITNLRDDAFSSAGLLNLQRLYLSACNLKVIRQNAFRALVNLVELDLSRNRLESVPSHAFESIPELRELRLGGNPITKIKSEAFSFLPHLVRLTLSSCKISEIDPSGFKGLEGSLEYLELSKNKLHVLHVAVLAPLRSLKGLELANNPWDCNCDLRPMRDWMIRKNVPSTVVPDCALPARLMSQSWDRLDLEDFACLPEVSVSSNNFKGVEGEEVTLVCKVDGVPAPRVRWVRAGRLLANTTLSSNFNSGRTFTLRSEGQTSNLTIRSADLQDSGFYTCNAENRAGKAEVVLNLIIEKKPLNKGFGGKALMAGMAVSAVIVLSSCLIVLCAYETRKKRQINRWNEQIVTSNHNDNSYEKIEVNSKTNEDVSRVVTSDINRKRGDYRNVPSHDPEDEYEVYGRNEVKDRRESTPTDARWRRADIEPSSTSAGEVVRDLHIPRLSEFNIRTDATSESMQSSKSAGILSGHVEILSENNRFNNNPRSCPRPRLSDRLDNDQSGSDSEKNYPDLIEMSALGSSSYFRNDIKHDPYYFYTIPRRKDGDSRSPLLSSRRNSSGGDSITFIERSYEKSRQGSSGRRSNSFLDLSVGGVRMRRNPSLPASPSREQLSVPSATPLLDLSGLRDYSRTGQPFEDFDFRASQLEKFLEEYRTLREQLSRMKETRENLQRTRAVENEELRSILKGKPSIAVTETSSSVALADAASPLALSPPEYKPQGTRPEWLTQLLYRN from the exons ATGTGGGTGCTGCTGATGCTTGCGTTGGCGGTAGCCGTCTCCGCCGAATGTCCTCGGCATTGCGAATGCAAGTGGCGGAGCGGGAAAGAGTCCGCCCTGTGTGCTCGCGCTGGACTCAACGCTGTCCCACCGCGTCTAGACTTAACCACCCAGCTACTGGACCTTACAGAAAACCGAATAACAAATTTACGTGACGATGCCTTTTCATCGGCTGGTTTACTTAATCTTCAGCGTCTGTATTTATCTGCATGTAACTTGAAAGTAATACGACAAAACGCATTTCGAGCTCTTGTTAATCTGGTCGAGCTTGACCTCTCCCGAAACCGCCTCGAGTCTGTGCCATCACATGCTTTTGAATCGATACCTGAACTACGAGAACTGCGATTGGGTGGTAACCCGATAACAAAGATTAAGAGCGAGGCTTTCTCATTCTTGCCTCATTTAGTAAGATTGACTCTTAGTTCGTGTAAAATATCAGAAATCGATCCAAGTGGATTCAAAGGCTTGGAAGGTTCTCTAGAGTACTTGGAActtagtaaaaataaacttcacgTACTCCATGTCGCAGTTTTAGCACCTCTGAGGTCCTTGAAAGGGTTGGAACTTGCAAATAATCCGTGGGATTGTAATTGTGATCTTAGACCAATGAGAGACTGGATGATAAGAAAAAACGTTCCTTCAACCGTCGTGCCCGACTGCGCTCTGCCGGCGCGATTAATGTCACAATCATGGGATCGTCTCGACTTGGAGGATTTCGCGTGTCTTCCCGAAGTATCAGTAAGCTCAAACAATTTTAAAGGGGTAGAAGGGGAAGAGGTTACTTTGGTATGCAAAGTAGATGGCGTGCCAGCGCCTAGAGTAAGATGGGTGCGTGCCGGACGTCTCCTCGCAAATACTACTTTATCATCCAATTTTAATTCAGGCAGAACATTTACATTGCGCAGTGAGGGACAAACAAGTAACTTGACCATTCGTTCAGCAGACTTACAAGATTCTGGTTTTTATACATGCAATGCAGAAAATAGAGCTGGGAAAGCAgaagtagttttaaatttaataatagaaaagaAACCCCTTAATAAAGGCTTCGGTGGAAAGGCACTCATGGCAGGAATGGCAGTGTCTGCGGTAATAGTGTTAAGTTCGTGTTTAATAGTATTATGTGCGTACGAAACTCGTAAAAAGAGACAAATAAATAGGTGGAATGAACAAATAGTTACATCAAACCATAATGATAATAGTTACGAGAAAATAGAAGTCAATTCGAAAACGAATGAAGATGTTTCTAGAGTTGTCACATCTGATATCAATCGAAAACGAGGTGACTATAGAAACGTACCTTCGCATGACCCTGAAGATGAATATGAAGTGTATGGTCGTAATGAAGTAAAAGACCGGAGAGAGTCTACACCAACCGACGCCCGTTGGCGACGAGCTGACATTGAGCCGTCGTCCACCAGTGCCGGGGAGGTGGTGCGGGATTTGCACATACCGCGACTGAGTGAATTTAATATAAG AACTGACGCAACGTCTGAATCAATGCAGAGTTCCAAATCAGCGGGGATTTTAAGCGGCCACGTTGAAATTTTATCAgaaaataatcgttttaataataatcctcGATCATGTCCGCGCCCTCGTTTAAGCGACCGCCTCGATAATGATCAATCTGGTAGTGATAGTGAAAAGAATTATCCCGATCTGATAGAAATGAGTGCTTTAGGTTCATCGTCATATTTTCGAAACGATATTAAACACGatccttattatttttatacaatacccCGAAGAAAAGATGGCGATAGCCGTAGTCCTCTCTTAAGTAGTCGCAGAAATAGTTCCGGAGGTGATTCGATAACATTTATCGAGAGAAGCTATGAGAAAAGCAGACAAGGATCGAGTGGACGTCGGTCGAATAGTTTTTTAGATCTCTCCGTGGGCGGTGTCCGCATGCGTCGTAACCCCAGCCTACCAGCTTCACCATCCAGGGAGCAATTGTCTGTTCCGTCCGCTACACCACTCTTGGATCTGTCAGGTCTTCGGGACTACTCGCGTACGGGCCAGCCCTTTGAAGATTTCGACTTTCGAGCATCACAGCTGGAAAAGTTTTTAGAAGAATATAGAACATTAAGGGAACAACTTTCGAGAATGAAAGAAACTAGAGAAAATTTGCAAAGAACTAGGGCTGTTGAAAACGAGGAGTTGAGATCAATTCTTAAAGGGAAACCCAGTATAGCTGTTACAGAAACTTCGTCCTCAGTGGCTTTAGCAGATGCCGCTTCTCCACTGGCTCTAAGTCCACCGGAATATAAGCCTCAAGGGACGAGACCGGAATGGCTAACACAACTACTATATCGTAATTAA